A genomic segment from Drosophila willistoni isolate 14030-0811.24 chromosome 2L unlocalized genomic scaffold, UCI_dwil_1.1 Seg168, whole genome shotgun sequence encodes:
- the LOC111519585 gene encoding uncharacterized protein LOC111519585: MDQTILNLLLSNLDACQEDSASETSSIISGFESMSIQCEGNCNEKVKAILQQAADAIKFKDWQIDNLIMALKRNTGVKNSSENDVSGVEQKKTDKDKNIEEIILRYENQLKEALTLLKESSLLLKNCETQKQQLRDELAERTKVVSELKEANALLKESNEKVRSLELQNQKVEQQLATKITAIDVQILNFEQDKTKYPDQIEVLCGSYGPQLFQVSNDIVGAGWLIIWRMAMLNGTMKTNVNVNERIVQTIVNSQRHELYIYKVEEDGRTSYAHFDNFRLRHGGIGDWFCIQSLDLLSSSIKVCGSLVNTIYSKMIQGFTSRCILYQLMIREKQM; encoded by the exons ATGGATCAAACCATACTCAATCTGTTGTTGTCGAATTTGGATGCTTGCCAAGAAGATTCTGCATCTGAGACCAGTTCG ATAATCAGTGGGTTCGAGTCAATGAGCATTCAGTGCGAAGGAAACTGCAACGAAAAAGTGAAAGCCATACTGCAACAAGCAGCTgatgcaattaaatttaaagattGGCAAATTGATAATCTTATCATGGCATTAAAAAGAAACACTGGTGTGAAAAATTCCAGCGAAAATGATGTGTCAGGTGTagaacaaaagaaaactgaTAAGGATAAAAATATCGAAGAAATCATATTAAGGTACGAAAATCAACTAAAAGAGGCACTTACTCTTTTAAAGGAGTCCTCCTTGTTGCTCAAGAACTGTGAAACGCAAAAACAGCAGCTGAGGGATGAATTGGCGGAGAGAACTAAAGTTGTAAGTGAACTGAAAGAAGCCAATGCTCTTTTAAAAGAGTCCAATGAAAAAGTGAGAAGCCTTGAATTGCAAAATCAGAAAGTGGAGCAACAATTAGCCACAAAGATTACTGCAATTGATGTTCAGATACTGAATTTCGAACAGGACAAAACAAAATACCCTGACCAAATAGAAGTTCTTTGCGGTAGTTATGGACCGCAACTGTTTCAGGTCTCTAACGATATTGTAGGTGCTGGTTGGCTAATCATATGGCGCATGGCAATGCTAAATGGGACAATGAAAACaaatgttaatgttaatgAAAGAATCGTGCAAACCATCGTCAATAGTCAGCGACACGAACTCTATATTTATAAGGTTGAAGAGGATGGACGCACTTCGTATGCTCACTTTGATAACTTCAGGCTTCGGCATGGGGGCATAGGTGATTGGTTTTGCATTCAATCATTGGATCTTCTTAGTAGCTCAATTAAAGTTTGTGGCAGTTTGGTGAACACAATATACTCAAAAATGATCCAGGGTTTTACCTCCAGGTGCATATTATATCAACTTATGATAAGGGAaaaacaaatgtaa